The following proteins come from a genomic window of Pseudomonas cichorii:
- a CDS encoding RnfABCDGE type electron transport complex subunit D, with product MQTPEHLQKAMGTVLLAVVPGALTLLWLYGWGVLITWLLAAGTALLVEFAGLRLRGQSARPGLMDGSALVSATLLALALPPYSPWWLTVLASGFAMVFGKHLYGGVGKNPFNPAMLGYAFVLVCFTSQMNHWPAIHGLNLMGGLQQIFGFSTGPKPDVWSQATALDVLRINTHLTIDELFASHPAFGGMGGRGIEWVNLAFFAGGALLLQKRIISWHAPVGMLASLFVISLLCWNGSGSDTNGSPAFHLLTGATMLGAFFIATEPVSGPSSPRARLLFGVGIGLMTYVIRTWGGYPDGVAFAVLLMNLAVPALERLAMRSSREAAL from the coding sequence ATGCAAACGCCTGAGCACCTGCAAAAAGCCATGGGCACTGTCCTGCTGGCAGTAGTGCCCGGCGCGCTGACGCTGCTGTGGTTGTATGGGTGGGGAGTGCTGATCACCTGGCTGCTGGCCGCCGGCACGGCACTGCTCGTGGAGTTCGCCGGCCTTCGATTACGCGGGCAATCTGCGCGACCAGGCTTGATGGACGGCAGCGCACTGGTCAGTGCCACCCTGCTCGCCCTCGCCTTGCCACCTTACTCGCCTTGGTGGCTGACAGTCCTGGCCAGCGGCTTCGCGATGGTTTTTGGCAAGCACCTGTATGGCGGCGTCGGCAAGAACCCGTTCAATCCGGCCATGCTCGGTTATGCCTTTGTGCTGGTGTGCTTTACGTCGCAGATGAATCACTGGCCTGCCATCCATGGCCTGAACCTGATGGGCGGCCTGCAACAGATCTTCGGCTTCAGCACAGGTCCGAAACCGGATGTATGGTCCCAGGCCACGGCTCTGGATGTGCTGCGCATCAACACCCACCTGACCATCGACGAGCTGTTCGCCAGTCATCCCGCATTTGGAGGCATGGGCGGTCGCGGCATTGAATGGGTGAACCTGGCCTTTTTTGCAGGCGGTGCATTGTTGCTGCAAAAGCGGATCATTAGCTGGCATGCACCGGTGGGCATGCTCGCCAGCCTGTTCGTGATCAGCCTGCTGTGCTGGAACGGCTCAGGGTCGGACACCAATGGCTCTCCCGCCTTTCACCTGCTGACCGGTGCCACGATGCTGGGCGCCTTCTTTATCGCCACGGAGCCGGTATCAGGCCCCTCAAGCCCAAGAGCACGCCTGCTGTTCGGGGTCGGTATCGGGTTGATGACTTACGTGATACGCACCTGGGGCGGCTATCCGGATGGTGTGGCCTTCGCGGTGCTGCTGATGAATCTGGCTGTACCGGCACTGGAGCGGCTGGCCATGCGCTCATCAAGGGAAGCGGCATTATGA
- a CDS encoding RnfABCDGE type electron transport complex subunit G, whose protein sequence is MKPLGVVVIVAIAGLGLGVSITLQQAAAPHVQAAMEEARDREWSSVLPVGSYDNQPLRHPLKLPTGDSSVRAAFLASREGKPCAVIFHSQGQGYAGPVELLVGVSVEGRLLGTKVLEQHETPGMGARIVTEPQWLQGLSGKSLNDGTFDQIAGATITSRAVVAAIQNTLRYFDGNKAVLVGTQP, encoded by the coding sequence ATGAAACCCCTTGGTGTGGTCGTTATTGTCGCCATCGCCGGGCTGGGGCTCGGTGTCAGCATCACGCTGCAACAGGCTGCAGCACCGCATGTTCAGGCGGCAATGGAAGAAGCCCGTGACCGGGAGTGGTCGAGTGTCCTGCCGGTTGGCAGCTACGACAATCAGCCATTGCGTCATCCATTGAAGTTGCCCACTGGCGATTCCTCGGTGCGCGCTGCCTTTCTCGCCAGCCGCGAGGGCAAACCTTGCGCTGTGATCTTTCATAGCCAGGGCCAGGGTTATGCCGGCCCCGTGGAGTTGCTGGTGGGCGTATCGGTTGAAGGCAGGTTGCTGGGGACCAAAGTGCTTGAACAGCACGAGACACCGGGCATGGGGGCCCGCATCGTGACCGAACCTCAGTGGTTGCAGGGGCTCTCGGGCAAATCGCTGAACGACGGGACCTTCGACCAGATCGCCGGAGCTACCATCACGTCCAGAGCAGTTGTCGCTGCCATCCAGAACACCTTGCGCTATTTCGACGGGAACAAGGCCGTGCTTGTGGGGACGCAACCATGA
- a CDS encoding response regulator transcription factor: MNKVLIVDDHPVIRLAVRMLMERHGYEVIAETDNGVDALQLAREHLPDIVILDIGIPKLDGLEVIARLSAMTLPFKVLILTSQAPGHFSMRCMQAGAAGYVCKQQDLTELLSAIKAVLSGYSYFPNQALHTVRSSMGNASEADMVDRLSGREMMVLQQLARGKTNKEIADGMFLSNKTVSTYKTRLLLKLNAHSLVDLIELAQRNGLV; the protein is encoded by the coding sequence ATGAATAAAGTGCTGATCGTGGATGATCATCCTGTCATTCGCCTTGCTGTACGCATGCTGATGGAGCGCCATGGCTATGAGGTCATTGCGGAGACGGACAATGGAGTGGATGCGTTGCAACTGGCTCGTGAACACCTGCCGGATATCGTCATCCTGGATATAGGAATTCCCAAGCTCGATGGCCTGGAAGTCATTGCCCGTCTGTCTGCCATGACCTTGCCATTCAAGGTGCTGATTCTGACGTCGCAGGCACCTGGCCATTTTTCAATGCGATGCATGCAGGCGGGAGCGGCGGGTTATGTCTGCAAGCAACAGGACCTGACCGAATTGCTGAGCGCCATCAAGGCGGTGTTGTCGGGGTACAGTTACTTCCCCAACCAGGCCCTGCATACCGTTCGTTCGAGCATGGGGAATGCCAGTGAGGCCGATATGGTCGACCGCCTCTCGGGGCGCGAGATGATGGTGCTGCAACAGCTGGCCAGAGGGAAAACCAACAAGGAAATTGCCGACGGCATGTTCCTGAGCAATAAAACCGTCAGTACCTACAAGACGCGGCTGCTGCTCAAGCTCAATGCGCACTCACTAGTCGATCTGATCGAACTCGCCCAGCGTAACGGGTTGGTCTGA
- the metG gene encoding methionine--tRNA ligase — translation MSEPRKILVTSALPYANGSIHLGHMLEYIQTDMWVRFQKHRGNQCTYVCADDAHGSAIMLRAEKEGITPEQLIDNVKAEHSADFAEFLVDFDNFHSTHAEENRELSSMIYTRLRDAGHIATRSITQYFDPEKKMFLADRFIKGTCPKCGTEDQYGDNCEKCGATYAPTDLKDPKSAISGATPVLKDSKHFFFDLPAFEDMLKSWTRSGTLQDAVANKIAEWLDSGLQQWDISRDAPYFGFEIPDEPGKYFYVWLDAPIGYIASFKNLCARRPDLDFDAYWAKDSTTELYHFIGKDIVNFHALFWPAMLEGAGLRKPTGINVHGYLTVNGQKMSKSRGTFIKARTYLEHLSPEYLRYYYAAKLGRGVDDLDLNLEDFVQKVNSDLIGKVVNIASRCAGFIHKGNGGVLVDTNAAPELTDAFLAAAPGIAEAYEARDFARAMRETMALADRANAYIADKAPWSLAKQEGKQDEVQAVCALGINLFRQLVILLKPVLPRLAADAEKFLNVAPLTWDDHKTLLANHQLNPFSALMTRIDPAKVEAMTAASKEDLAASSTDAAPTGNGELTKDPLSAEIDFDTFAAVDLRVALILKAEHVEGADKLLRLTLDIGDEQRNVFSGIKSAYPDPSKLEGRLTMMIANLKPRKMRFGISEGMVMAAGPGGEEIYLLSPDSGAKPGQRIK, via the coding sequence ATGTCCGAGCCACGCAAGATTCTCGTTACCAGCGCCCTGCCCTATGCCAATGGTTCCATTCACCTTGGCCACATGCTCGAGTACATCCAGACCGACATGTGGGTGCGTTTCCAGAAGCATCGCGGCAACCAGTGCACTTACGTCTGCGCTGACGACGCCCATGGCTCGGCCATCATGCTGCGCGCAGAAAAGGAAGGCATCACCCCGGAACAACTGATCGACAACGTCAAGGCTGAACACAGCGCCGACTTTGCCGAGTTCCTGGTGGACTTCGACAACTTCCACTCGACGCACGCAGAAGAAAACCGTGAGCTGTCGAGCATGATCTACACCCGCCTGCGGGATGCCGGGCACATTGCCACGCGCTCGATCACTCAGTATTTCGACCCGGAAAAGAAAATGTTCCTGGCCGACCGTTTTATCAAGGGCACCTGTCCGAAATGCGGTACCGAGGATCAGTATGGCGACAACTGCGAAAAATGCGGCGCAACCTACGCGCCGACTGACCTGAAAGACCCGAAATCGGCGATTTCCGGCGCAACGCCTGTCCTGAAGGATTCCAAGCACTTCTTCTTCGACCTGCCAGCCTTCGAGGACATGCTCAAGAGCTGGACCCGCAGTGGCACCCTGCAGGACGCCGTCGCCAACAAGATCGCCGAATGGCTCGACAGCGGCCTGCAGCAGTGGGACATCTCCCGTGACGCGCCGTATTTCGGTTTCGAGATCCCGGACGAGCCGGGCAAATACTTCTATGTCTGGCTGGATGCGCCTATCGGCTACATCGCCAGCTTCAAGAACCTGTGCGCACGTCGCCCGGACCTGGACTTCGATGCCTACTGGGCCAAGGACTCCACCACCGAGCTGTACCACTTCATCGGCAAGGACATCGTCAACTTCCACGCCCTGTTCTGGCCAGCCATGCTCGAAGGCGCCGGCCTGCGCAAGCCGACCGGCATCAATGTCCACGGCTACCTGACCGTGAACGGGCAGAAAATGTCCAAGTCGCGTGGCACCTTCATCAAGGCGCGCACCTACCTTGAACACCTGTCGCCCGAGTATCTGCGTTACTACTACGCGGCGAAGCTGGGCCGTGGCGTCGATGACCTGGACCTGAACCTCGAAGACTTCGTGCAGAAGGTCAACTCCGACCTGATCGGCAAAGTGGTGAATATTGCCAGCCGTTGCGCAGGTTTCATTCACAAGGGCAACGGCGGCGTTCTGGTCGATACTAATGCCGCACCGGAACTGACCGACGCTTTCCTGGCGGCTGCGCCGGGCATCGCCGAAGCCTACGAGGCTCGCGACTTCGCCCGCGCCATGCGTGAAACCATGGCTCTGGCCGACCGTGCCAACGCCTACATCGCCGACAAGGCTCCGTGGTCGCTGGCCAAACAGGAAGGCAAGCAGGATGAAGTCCAGGCCGTATGCGCCCTGGGTATCAACCTGTTCCGCCAACTGGTGATTCTGCTCAAGCCGGTTCTGCCGCGGCTGGCAGCCGACGCAGAGAAATTCCTCAACGTCGCACCGCTGACCTGGGACGATCACAAGACGCTGCTGGCCAACCACCAGCTCAATCCGTTCTCGGCGCTGATGACCCGCATCGACCCGGCCAAGGTGGAAGCCATGACTGCTGCCTCCAAAGAAGACCTGGCCGCCAGCTCTACCGATGCTGCGCCAACAGGCAATGGCGAACTGACCAAGGATCCGCTGTCGGCGGAAATCGATTTCGATACCTTCGCCGCTGTCGACCTGCGGGTTGCACTGATCCTCAAGGCCGAGCACGTGGAAGGCGCCGACAAGCTGCTGCGTCTGACTCTGGATATCGGTGACGAACAGCGCAACGTGTTCTCAGGCATCAAGAGCGCCTACCCGGACCCGAGCAAACTGGAAGGTCGCCTGACCATGATGATCGCCAACCTCAAGCCACGGAAAATGCGTTTCGGCATTTCCGAAGGCATGGTGATGGCGGCAGGCCCTGGTGGCGAAGAAATCTACCTGCTGAGCCCCGACAGCGGCGCCAAGCCAGGCCAGCGCATCAAGTGA
- a CDS encoding Rnf-Nqr domain containing protein: protein MTDFIYTLLSAALINNFVLQQPLGADSLREAHTLPRHRLHALGIATCCLMLASSFVSYLILHYALKPLNLGYLRLFVVLPVIVSLLNPGLTVLNRLLPRLDFDGLRPLLLANTGLAGVVLLGIEPDQGFRHLLTLALGAGLGFWLVLSLLDDLGQRLRSANIPQPFRGLPIQLISVGLMGLAFMGFNGLVTA, encoded by the coding sequence ATGACCGATTTCATTTACACACTCCTGAGCGCTGCCCTGATCAACAACTTCGTGTTGCAGCAACCGCTGGGTGCCGATTCCCTGAGGGAAGCGCACACGCTGCCACGGCATCGCCTGCATGCATTGGGTATCGCTACCTGCTGCTTGATGCTGGCGAGTAGCTTTGTCAGTTATCTGATCCTGCATTACGCATTGAAGCCCTTGAATCTGGGTTACCTGAGGCTGTTCGTGGTTCTGCCGGTGATTGTGTCCTTACTGAATCCCGGCCTGACGGTGCTCAATAGACTGTTACCCCGGCTGGACTTCGACGGCTTGCGGCCTCTGCTGCTGGCCAATACGGGCCTGGCTGGTGTGGTGCTGCTCGGTATCGAACCTGATCAGGGCTTTAGGCATCTGCTGACACTGGCTCTGGGTGCCGGCCTGGGTTTCTGGCTGGTATTGAGCCTGCTGGATGATCTTGGACAACGGCTACGCTCGGCCAATATTCCACAACCGTTTCGCGGGCTGCCGATCCAGTTGATCAGCGTCGGCCTCATGGGACTCGCCTTTATGGGCTTCAACGGGCTGGTCACGGCATGA
- the rsxB gene encoding electron transport complex subunit RsxB gives MNLIQRIDALLPQTQCGKCGHPGCKPYAEGIASGEAINKCPPGGEETIAQLSQLLRIPALPLDTERGSAPAQVAFIREAECIGCTKCIQACPVDAIVGAAKQMHTVIIDECTGCDLCVAPCPVDCIEMHPLPLASVTPIVGGLASSTEQLQARAQKRNHARYRFEARNARLRREQEQRLAERQARAQKPLPVSASVIERSRADKPAVEEEALKKARITLAMSRAQLNKSLKAFGHPPIAEQAARLVELQREFEDAEQALEKLLAAATGQPRQPVAKADNSGVKRAKIQLAMARSALKKAEAADAPPEQLAALGTELQNAEMTLNAAEAALADANA, from the coding sequence ATGAACCTGATACAACGCATCGACGCCCTGCTGCCACAGACCCAATGCGGCAAATGTGGGCATCCCGGTTGCAAGCCTTACGCCGAAGGCATTGCCAGTGGCGAAGCCATCAACAAGTGCCCGCCCGGCGGCGAGGAAACCATTGCGCAACTCTCGCAGTTGCTGCGGATCCCCGCTTTGCCGCTGGATACCGAACGTGGCTCGGCGCCTGCCCAGGTCGCGTTCATTCGTGAGGCGGAATGCATCGGCTGCACCAAGTGCATCCAGGCCTGTCCGGTGGATGCCATTGTCGGCGCCGCGAAGCAGATGCACACGGTCATCATCGACGAATGCACGGGCTGCGACCTGTGCGTAGCGCCCTGCCCGGTGGACTGTATCGAGATGCATCCATTGCCCCTGGCAAGCGTTACGCCGATTGTCGGCGGCCTTGCGTCGAGCACCGAGCAACTTCAGGCCCGCGCACAGAAGCGCAACCATGCCCGCTATCGCTTCGAGGCGCGCAATGCAAGGTTGCGTCGCGAACAGGAGCAGCGCCTGGCAGAGCGTCAGGCTCGGGCGCAAAAGCCGTTACCGGTCAGCGCCTCGGTCATCGAGCGCAGTCGCGCCGACAAGCCCGCCGTGGAAGAAGAGGCGCTGAAAAAAGCCCGCATCACCCTGGCCATGAGCCGTGCGCAACTGAACAAATCCCTCAAGGCGTTTGGTCATCCGCCTATCGCTGAGCAGGCTGCACGACTGGTGGAGCTGCAACGGGAATTCGAGGACGCCGAACAGGCGCTGGAAAAACTGCTTGCTGCAGCAACAGGGCAACCCAGGCAGCCCGTGGCCAAGGCCGACAACAGCGGGGTAAAACGCGCCAAGATCCAGTTGGCCATGGCTCGCTCCGCCCTGAAGAAAGCCGAAGCGGCAGACGCGCCCCCAGAACAGCTCGCAGCCCTCGGCACAGAACTGCAAAACGCTGAAATGACATTGAACGCAGCCGAAGCGGCACTGGCCGATGCAAACGCCTGA
- a CDS encoding cold-shock protein, with amino-acid sequence MSNRQTGTVKWFNDEKGFGFITPQSGDDLFVHFKAIQSDGFKSLKEGQQVSFIATRGQKGMQAEEVQVI; translated from the coding sequence ATGTCCAATCGCCAAACCGGTACCGTTAAGTGGTTCAACGATGAAAAAGGCTTCGGCTTCATCACTCCACAATCCGGTGACGACCTGTTCGTACACTTCAAAGCTATCCAATCCGACGGCTTCAAAAGCCTGAAAGAAGGCCAACAGGTTTCTTTCATCGCTACCCGCGGTCAGAAAGGCATGCAAGCTGAAGAAGTTCAAGTTATCTAA
- the apbC gene encoding iron-sulfur cluster carrier protein ApbC, which translates to MSAVNRAAVETILRQYTDPYMNQDPVSAGCVRSIDIQGAQVSVQLELGYAAELFRKGWAQVLQTAIEGIDGVTSAKVDISTVIHPHKAQSQIPGLANVKNIVAVASGKGGVGKSTTAANLALALSREGARVGILDADIYGPSQGVMFGIPEGTRPRIKDQKWFVPIEAHGVEVMSMAFLTDDNTPMVWRGPMVSGALLQLVTQTAWNDLDYLVIDMPPGTGDIQLTLAQKVPVAGSVIVTTPQDLALLDAKKGVEMFRKVNIPVLGVVENMAVHICSNCGHAEHLFGEGGGEKLASQYDVELLASLPLSMLIREQADGGKPTAIAEPESQIAMVYQELARHVGARIVLQEAASPAMPTISVSDD; encoded by the coding sequence ATGAGCGCAGTCAATCGCGCAGCGGTGGAGACGATTCTTCGCCAATACACCGACCCTTACATGAACCAGGATCCGGTCAGCGCCGGTTGTGTTCGATCCATCGATATCCAGGGCGCACAAGTCAGCGTGCAGCTTGAGCTGGGTTATGCCGCCGAACTGTTCCGCAAGGGGTGGGCTCAGGTGCTGCAGACGGCAATCGAAGGCATCGATGGCGTCACCTCGGCCAAGGTCGATATCAGCACGGTCATCCATCCTCACAAGGCTCAGTCGCAGATTCCGGGGCTGGCCAATGTGAAGAACATCGTTGCCGTGGCTTCAGGCAAGGGCGGGGTCGGAAAATCCACCACCGCTGCCAACCTGGCGCTGGCCCTGTCACGTGAAGGGGCGCGAGTCGGCATTCTGGATGCGGATATCTATGGCCCGAGCCAGGGCGTGATGTTCGGTATTCCCGAAGGCACGCGGCCGCGCATCAAGGACCAGAAGTGGTTCGTGCCCATCGAGGCGCATGGTGTCGAAGTCATGTCCATGGCTTTCCTGACCGATGACAACACACCGATGGTCTGGCGCGGTCCGATGGTGTCCGGTGCCTTGCTGCAACTGGTCACCCAGACGGCCTGGAATGATCTGGACTATCTGGTCATCGACATGCCGCCCGGCACTGGCGACATCCAGCTGACCCTGGCGCAGAAAGTGCCGGTTGCCGGCTCCGTGATTGTCACCACACCTCAGGACCTGGCTTTGCTGGATGCGAAGAAAGGCGTCGAGATGTTCCGCAAGGTCAATATTCCGGTATTGGGCGTCGTGGAAAACATGGCGGTGCATATCTGCTCGAACTGCGGACATGCCGAACATCTGTTCGGTGAGGGCGGCGGTGAAAAGCTGGCCTCGCAATATGACGTCGAACTGCTGGCCTCGTTGCCATTGTCGATGCTGATCCGCGAACAGGCCGATGGCGGCAAGCCGACGGCGATCGCCGAACCGGAAAGCCAGATTGCGATGGTGTATCAGGAACTGGCGCGGCATGTGGGCGCCCGGATCGTGTTGCAGGAAGCTGCAAGCCCGGCGATGCCGACCATTTCGGTCAGTGATGATTGA
- a CDS encoding argininosuccinate synthase: protein MADVNKVVLAYSGGLDTSVILKWLQDTYNCEVVTFTADLGQGEEVEPARAKAQAMGVKEIYIDDLREEFVRDFVFPMFRANTVYEGEYLLGTSIARPLIAKRLIEIANETGADAISHGATGKGNDQVRFELGAYALKPGVKVIAPWREWDLLSREKLMDYAEKHAIPIERHGKKKSPYSMDANLLHISYEGGVLEDTWTEHEEDMWRWTKSPEDAPNVPTYLELTYRNGDIVALDGVEMSPATVLATLNRIGGENGIGRLDIVENRYVGMKSRGCYETPGGTIMLRAHRAIESITLDREVAHLKDELMAKYASLIYTGYWWSPERLMLQQMIDASQAHVNGVVRLKLYKGNVIVTGRKSDESLFDANIATFEEDGGAYNQADAAGFIKLNALRMRIAANKGRKFF from the coding sequence ATGGCGGACGTAAACAAGGTAGTTCTCGCGTATTCCGGTGGCCTGGATACTTCGGTCATTCTGAAGTGGCTGCAAGATACGTATAACTGCGAAGTGGTGACCTTTACCGCTGACCTGGGTCAGGGTGAAGAGGTCGAGCCGGCACGTGCCAAGGCTCAGGCCATGGGCGTGAAAGAAATCTACATCGACGATCTGCGTGAAGAATTCGTACGTGATTTCGTGTTCCCGATGTTCCGCGCCAACACCGTCTACGAAGGCGAGTACCTGCTGGGTACTTCCATCGCTCGTCCGCTGATCGCCAAACGCCTGATCGAAATCGCCAACGAAACCGGCGCTGACGCCATTTCTCACGGCGCCACCGGTAAAGGTAACGACCAGGTTCGTTTCGAACTGGGCGCCTACGCCCTCAAGCCAGGCGTCAAAGTGATTGCCCCGTGGCGTGAGTGGGATCTGCTGTCGCGTGAAAAGCTGATGGATTATGCCGAGAAGCATGCAATCCCGATCGAGCGCCATGGCAAGAAAAAATCCCCGTACTCCATGGATGCCAACCTGCTGCACATCTCCTATGAAGGTGGCGTGCTGGAAGACACCTGGACCGAGCACGAAGAAGACATGTGGCGCTGGACCAAGTCTCCTGAAGACGCGCCAAACGTGCCGACCTACCTTGAGCTGACCTATCGCAATGGCGATATCGTTGCTCTGGATGGCGTCGAAATGTCGCCTGCCACCGTACTGGCCACCTTGAACCGCATCGGCGGCGAGAACGGCATCGGTCGTCTGGACATCGTCGAAAACCGTTATGTGGGCATGAAGTCCCGTGGCTGCTACGAGACGCCTGGCGGCACCATCATGCTGCGCGCTCACCGCGCCATCGAGTCGATCACCCTGGATCGCGAAGTCGCTCACCTCAAGGATGAGCTGATGGCCAAGTACGCCAGCCTGATCTACACCGGCTACTGGTGGAGCCCTGAGCGTCTGATGCTGCAACAGATGATCGATGCATCCCAGGCTCATGTGAACGGTGTCGTGCGCCTGAAGCTGTACAAGGGCAATGTGATCGTCACTGGCCGCAAGTCCGACGAGTCGCTGTTCGACGCCAACATTGCCACCTTTGAAGAAGATGGCGGTGCGTACAACCAGGCGGACGCTGCCGGCTTCATCAAGCTCAATGCCTTGCGCATGCGCATCGCTGCGAACAAGGGCCGCAAGTTCTTCTGA
- a CDS encoding Rnf-Nqr domain containing protein, producing MKRPMPCLILLVPLIGATDSLIKALAFLLIFTVIATLHRALLQVLAPLLDASQKWLASTLIAATLVTCAETGLQLQTPDLHQALGIYLPLMAIHCMQIQTVQLGRYALSGYASLMLALGFVRELLGNGTILSNAHWLFGNSAIQWHISLPAPALHMAILAPGSFILLGLLLAAYNALTRPTPSKEIPFS from the coding sequence ATGAAACGGCCCATGCCCTGCCTGATTCTGCTCGTACCGCTGATTGGCGCCACGGACTCGCTGATCAAGGCGCTGGCCTTCCTGCTGATCTTCACCGTGATCGCGACCTTGCACAGAGCCTTGTTGCAGGTGCTTGCGCCGTTGCTGGATGCCAGCCAGAAGTGGCTTGCCAGCACCCTGATTGCTGCCACGCTGGTCACCTGCGCAGAAACGGGCCTACAGCTTCAAACACCCGACCTGCATCAGGCCCTGGGAATCTATCTGCCCTTGATGGCCATTCATTGCATGCAGATCCAGACCGTACAGCTCGGCAGATATGCACTGAGCGGATACGCCTCACTGATGCTCGCCCTGGGGTTCGTGCGCGAACTGCTGGGCAACGGGACAATCCTGAGCAATGCCCACTGGCTGTTTGGCAATTCTGCAATCCAGTGGCACATTAGCCTGCCGGCTCCAGCCTTGCACATGGCAATTCTGGCACCCGGTAGCTTCATTCTTCTGGGCCTTCTGCTTGCCGCATACAACGCCTTGACCAGGCCGACACCTTCCAAGGAAATACCCTTTTCATGA
- the dcd gene encoding dCTP deaminase yields the protein MSIKSDKWIRRMAQEQGMIEPFVERQMRGEGADRLISFGVSSYGYDVRCADEFKVFTNINSATVDPKNFDEKSFVDIKSDVCIIPPNSFALARTVEYFRIPRNVLTICLGKSTYARCGIIVNVTPLEPEWEGHVTLEFSNTTTLPAKIYANEGVAQMLFLESDEECEVSYKDRGGKYQGQRGVTLPRT from the coding sequence ATGAGCATCAAATCGGACAAGTGGATTCGCCGCATGGCGCAAGAGCAAGGCATGATCGAGCCCTTCGTCGAGCGCCAGATGCGTGGCGAAGGCGCCGACCGTCTGATTTCCTTTGGCGTCTCCAGCTACGGTTACGACGTACGCTGTGCAGATGAATTCAAGGTTTTTACCAATATCAACTCGGCGACCGTCGATCCGAAAAACTTCGATGAAAAAAGCTTCGTCGATATCAAGAGCGATGTGTGCATCATCCCGCCCAACTCCTTTGCGCTGGCCCGCACCGTCGAATACTTCCGCATCCCGCGTAATGTCCTGACCATCTGCCTGGGCAAGAGCACCTATGCGCGCTGTGGCATCATCGTCAACGTCACGCCGCTGGAGCCGGAATGGGAAGGTCACGTGACCCTGGAATTCTCCAACACCACCACGCTGCCGGCCAAGATCTACGCCAACGAAGGCGTGGCGCAGATGCTGTTCCTGGAGTCCGATGAGGAATGTGAGGTTTCTTACAAGGACCGCGGCGGCAAGTATCAGGGCCAGCGTGGCGTGACCCTGCCACGCACCTGA
- a CDS encoding PA3496 family putative envelope integrity protein gives MSTGKEQLDVEDDFIAVDSDESEQPPVEPAKTNLSKRRTIDNMLEERRLQKQLADYDFDL, from the coding sequence ATGAGTACCGGCAAAGAGCAATTGGACGTAGAAGACGATTTCATCGCTGTCGATTCGGACGAAAGCGAGCAACCACCGGTCGAGCCTGCCAAAACCAACCTGAGCAAGCGACGCACCATCGATAACATGCTGGAAGAGCGGCGCTTGCAGAAACAACTGGCCGATTACGACTTCGACCTCTAG
- the nth gene encoding endonuclease III — MNAAKRQEIFRRLHEDNPDPKTELAYTTPFELLISVILSAQATDVSVNKATAKLYPVANTPQAIYELGVEGLSEYIKTIGLYNSKAKNVIETCRLLMERHNSEVPETREALEALPGVGRKTANVVLNTAFRQVAMAVDTHIFRVSNRTGIAPGKNVVEVEKQLMKFVPKNYLLDAHHWLILHGRYVCQARKPRCGSCRIEDLCDYKEKTSDD, encoded by the coding sequence ATGAATGCCGCAAAACGTCAGGAAATCTTCCGCAGGCTCCACGAAGACAATCCCGATCCTAAAACCGAGCTGGCTTACACCACACCGTTCGAGTTGTTGATATCGGTGATCCTGTCAGCGCAGGCGACCGATGTCAGCGTCAACAAGGCCACGGCAAAACTGTATCCGGTCGCCAATACGCCGCAAGCCATTTACGAACTGGGTGTCGAAGGGCTGTCCGAGTACATCAAGACCATCGGGCTCTATAACAGCAAGGCCAAAAACGTCATTGAAACCTGCCGGCTGCTGATGGAACGGCACAACAGCGAGGTACCAGAAACCCGTGAAGCTCTGGAAGCATTGCCGGGCGTGGGCCGCAAAACCGCCAATGTCGTGCTCAACACGGCTTTTCGTCAGGTAGCCATGGCAGTCGACACGCATATTTTCCGCGTCAGCAATCGCACAGGCATCGCGCCGGGCAAGAACGTGGTTGAAGTGGAAAAGCAGCTCATGAAGTTTGTCCCCAAAAACTACCTGCTAGATGCCCACCACTGGCTGATTCTGCATGGACGTTATGTATGCCAGGCGCGCAAGCCACGCTGCGGCAGTTGCCGGATCGAGGATCTGTGCGATTACAAGGAAAAGACCTCGGACGATTGA